The following coding sequences are from one Arcobacter nitrofigilis DSM 7299 window:
- a CDS encoding RBBP9/YdeN family alpha/beta hydrolase, translated as MNKRVLILHGLGGSDFPHWQAHLASDLIKDNYIVSFPAFPNRDNPDLNEWKEFLKKEIKHFNPEIVVCHSLANILWFHTCSELDIKLDKLMLVAPISRTRIVKEVQSFYPYPIAKDLKAKEVIMAASTNDPYMDIEEAIKLQTELNVGMKIMENAGHINAASGFGKLDCALAWIKREETCEENAK; from the coding sequence GTGAATAAAAGAGTTTTGATATTACATGGTTTAGGAGGAAGTGATTTCCCTCATTGGCAAGCACATTTAGCAAGTGATTTGATAAAAGATAATTATATTGTATCTTTCCCAGCTTTCCCTAATAGAGATAACCCTGATTTAAATGAATGGAAAGAGTTTTTAAAAAAAGAGATTAAACACTTTAATCCTGAAATTGTAGTTTGTCACTCCTTGGCAAATATACTTTGGTTTCACACTTGTAGTGAACTTGATATTAAGCTTGATAAATTGATGTTAGTAGCACCTATTAGTAGAACTAGAATTGTAAAAGAAGTACAAAGTTTTTATCCATATCCTATTGCAAAAGATTTAAAAGCAAAAGAGGTAATAATGGCAGCTTCTACAAATGACCCATATATGGATATTGAAGAAGCAATAAAATTACAAACAGAATTAAATGTTGGTATGAAAATCATGGAAAATGCAGGACATATAAATGCAGCTTCTGGATTTGGAAAACTGGATTGTGCCTTAGCTTGGATAAAAAGAGAAGAGACTTGTGAGGAAAATGCTAAATGA
- the tsaD gene encoding tRNA (adenosine(37)-N6)-threonylcarbamoyltransferase complex transferase subunit TsaD — MILSIESSCDDSSIAITEIATNRLIYHKKISQELQHSVYGGVVPELAARLHVEALPKILEECKEYFPKLKAIAVTNAPGLSVTLMEGVTMAKALAISLNLPLIAVNHLKGHIYSLFIEKDSILPLTVLLVSGGHTQIIEVNSLSAMKILASTMDDSFGESFDKVAKMMDLGYPGGPVIQELSFNGDSQKFDFPVPLRQSPKIEFSYSGLKNAVRVEIEKQGILSDEMKADICASFQRTAVEHIMQKLKKLFKQHAPKNFAIVGGASANVCLRGEVEKLCGKYATALMLSELKYCSDNAAMIGRVAVEQYKVSDFIKIDELDVQTRVKVF; from the coding sequence ATGATTCTTAGCATTGAATCTTCCTGTGATGATAGCTCTATAGCTATAACTGAAATAGCTACAAATAGACTTATTTATCATAAAAAAATATCTCAAGAACTACAACATAGTGTTTATGGTGGAGTTGTGCCTGAACTTGCTGCAAGACTTCATGTGGAAGCCTTACCTAAAATACTTGAAGAGTGTAAAGAGTATTTCCCAAAATTAAAAGCAATCGCAGTTACAAATGCTCCTGGTCTTTCAGTTACACTTATGGAAGGTGTAACTATGGCAAAGGCTTTAGCTATCTCTTTAAATCTTCCCCTAATCGCTGTAAATCACCTAAAAGGGCATATTTATTCACTTTTTATTGAAAAAGATTCAATATTACCTTTAACTGTACTTTTAGTTTCTGGTGGACATACGCAAATTATAGAAGTGAATTCTTTAAGTGCTATGAAAATCCTTGCAAGTACTATGGATGATAGTTTTGGTGAGAGTTTTGATAAGGTTGCCAAGATGATGGATTTGGGTTACCCCGGAGGTCCAGTTATTCAAGAGCTATCTTTTAATGGAGATAGTCAAAAATTTGATTTTCCTGTACCACTTAGACAAAGTCCTAAAATAGAGTTTTCATATTCAGGTTTAAAAAATGCAGTTAGAGTTGAAATAGAAAAACAAGGAATTCTAAGTGATGAAATGAAAGCAGATATTTGTGCTTCATTTCAAAGAACAGCAGTTGAACATATTATGCAAAAGTTAAAAAAACTTTTCAAACAGCATGCTCCTAAAAACTTTGCAATAGTAGGTGGAGCAAGTGCTAATGTTTGCTTAAGAGGTGAGGTTGAAAAGCTTTGTGGAAAATATGCAACAGCTTTGATGTTAAGTGAACTTAAATATTGCAGTGACAATGCAGCTATGATAGGAAGAGTTGCTGTTGAGCAGTATAAAGTAAGTGATTTTATAAAAATAGATGAACTAGATGTTCAAACAAGAGTAAAGGTATTTTAA
- a CDS encoding SUI1 family translation initiation factor, with protein sequence MIFEMGAKLDGDSFDTKKEDKNKKTSNNKIEPKNSHQLVFTYEKRKGKPVTLVGRFNVSVDEKKEVLKLLKKKLACGGAIKEEWIELQGDVKEKIIEILSKDGWKFKNK encoded by the coding sequence ATGATATTTGAAATGGGTGCAAAACTTGATGGCGATAGTTTTGATACAAAAAAAGAAGATAAAAATAAAAAAACATCAAATAATAAAATAGAGCCAAAAAACTCACATCAGTTGGTATTTACTTACGAAAAAAGAAAAGGTAAGCCAGTTACTTTAGTGGGTAGATTTAATGTTAGTGTTGATGAGAAAAAAGAGGTTTTAAAACTTCTAAAGAAAAAGCTTGCCTGCGGTGGAGCTATTAAAGAAGAGTGGATAGAATTACAAGGTGATGTAAAAGAAAAAATAATAGAAATCTTATCAAAAGATGGATGGAAATTTAAAAACAAATAA
- a CDS encoding bifunctional ADP-dependent NAD(P)H-hydrate dehydratase/NAD(P)H-hydrate epimerase produces MKKVFDEVGTLDKRCYEEFSLTEDILMEHAACSMAKFCEEKFEDESTILIVCGPGNNGADGIALARLLYKKFDVKLYLPFGAKSQMAQLQEKRAKLLGLEELDFVCSCDVVIDCLFGSGLNKDLDENSIELLKRVNYLDAYKIACDIPSGINSLGQINSVAFKAHTTITMGAYKKSLFSDISKNYVGEIIVGNLGIQREVYEGSSNTFLLEKSDMKLPFRKDKNSHKGTFGHVGIIMGEKCGAGRIACDAAFKFGAGLVTAVCHKELNLPYHIMQSHFIPENCTAVAIGMGLGKYEHAEIKDILALKIPKVIDADLFYEELLVENLNKELVLTPHPKEFCSLLKLCNIANIKVEILQKDRFKYVELFTKKYPNVTLLLKGANTIIAKAQKRYINNHGTPNLSKGGSGDVLSGLISSLLAQGYNSLDATITASLAHSFAASNFAKNSYALTPQDIIDEVTKL; encoded by the coding sequence ATGAAAAAAGTATTTGATGAAGTCGGAACTTTAGATAAAAGATGTTATGAAGAGTTTAGTTTAACAGAAGATATACTTATGGAACATGCTGCTTGTAGTATGGCAAAGTTTTGTGAAGAGAAGTTTGAAGATGAGAGTACTATTCTTATTGTCTGTGGTCCTGGAAATAATGGGGCAGATGGGATAGCACTAGCACGACTTTTATACAAAAAATTTGATGTTAAACTTTATCTTCCTTTTGGTGCAAAATCTCAAATGGCACAATTACAAGAAAAAAGAGCAAAACTTTTAGGTCTTGAAGAGTTAGATTTCGTATGTAGTTGTGATGTAGTTATTGATTGTCTGTTTGGAAGTGGTTTAAATAAAGATTTAGATGAGAATTCAATTGAACTTTTAAAAAGAGTAAATTATCTTGATGCTTATAAAATAGCTTGTGATATTCCAAGTGGAATAAACAGTTTGGGACAAATAAATAGTGTGGCTTTTAAAGCCCACACAACTATTACTATGGGTGCTTATAAAAAGTCTTTATTTTCTGATATATCTAAAAACTATGTGGGTGAAATTATTGTTGGTAATTTAGGAATTCAAAGGGAAGTTTATGAGGGTAGTTCTAATACTTTTTTATTAGAAAAATCTGATATGAAACTTCCTTTTAGAAAAGATAAAAACTCACATAAAGGAACTTTTGGTCATGTTGGCATTATCATGGGTGAAAAGTGTGGGGCAGGAAGAATTGCTTGCGATGCTGCTTTTAAATTTGGAGCTGGTTTAGTAACAGCTGTTTGTCACAAAGAGCTAAATTTACCTTATCATATTATGCAAAGTCATTTTATACCTGAAAATTGTACAGCAGTAGCTATTGGAATGGGATTAGGAAAGTATGAACATGCAGAGATAAAAGATATTTTAGCTCTTAAAATTCCAAAAGTTATAGATGCTGATTTATTTTATGAAGAATTATTAGTGGAAAATCTAAATAAAGAGCTTGTTTTAACTCCTCACCCAAAAGAGTTTTGTTCTCTTTTAAAACTTTGTAATATCGCTAATATAAAAGTTGAAATTTTACAAAAAGATAGATTCAAATATGTAGAGTTGTTTACAAAAAAATACCCAAATGTCACTTTACTTTTAAAAGGTGCTAACACAATTATTGCAAAAGCCCAAAAAAGATATATAAATAACCATGGTACTCCAAATTTAAGTAAAGGTGGAAGTGGAGATGTCTTATCTGGACTTATATCTTCACTTTTAGCACAAGGTTATAATTCCTTAGATGCAACAATAACTGCATCTTTGGCACATAGTTTTGCAGCGAGTAATTTTGCTAAAAACTCTTATGCCTTAACTCCACAAGATATTATCGATGAGGTTACAAAATTATGA
- the cutA gene encoding divalent-cation tolerance protein CutA produces the protein MKMCIVQTTCKDIQEAKTIAKILLDKKLAACIQISSIESLYIWNDELCEDKEKLLSIKTKKKNFKKIQREIKENHSYDLPEIISIDIENASKEYKNFIGENTK, from the coding sequence ATGAAAATGTGTATTGTACAAACAACATGTAAAGATATCCAAGAAGCTAAAACTATAGCAAAAATTTTACTTGATAAAAAACTTGCAGCTTGTATACAAATAAGCAGTATTGAGTCTTTGTATATTTGGAATGATGAACTTTGTGAGGATAAAGAGAAGCTTCTTTCAATCAAAACTAAAAAGAAAAACTTTAAAAAAATCCAAAGGGAAATAAAAGAAAATCATAGCTATGATTTGCCTGAAATTATATCTATTGATATAGAAAATGCTAGTAAAGAATATAAAAATTTTATAGGAGAAAATACGAAATGA